A stretch of DNA from Rhineura floridana isolate rRhiFlo1 chromosome 20, rRhiFlo1.hap2, whole genome shotgun sequence:
gttgttgctgttgttgttatgtgacttcaagtcaatttcgacttatggcgaccctattctgtttttcccagcatcattgtcttttctagtgaatcatgtcttctcattatgtgtccaaagtatgataatctcagtttcataattttagcttctagtgatagttctggcttaatttgttctaacaccccatttTTTGCCcttttcactgtccatggtattagcaaagctctcctccaacaccacatttcaaatgcattgatttttctcttatctgcttttttcactgtccatgatTCAGTTGACTTGGTTAAAAAGCTGAACTAGTTCGTGCCATGCATTGATACCTTCTATAGCCTTTCCAGGTTAGGTTGCCTTGCAGGTTCTCCCTTTGATCCCTGatctttgaaatgtggtttttttccctctctccccccctctctcatgcATGCACTCAGGTTGCTGAGGGAGGAGGGTGATGGGGCCTGGTGTCCAGCTGGTCTCCTGCAACCCGAAGACGTACAGTTTCTCCAGATAGACCTACACAAGCTCTACTTCATCACCCTGGTGGGGACGCAAGGGAGGCATGCCCGGGCGACCGGGAAGGAGTTTGCCCGTGCCTACCGGATCGACTACAGTCGCAACGGGGAGCGTTGGCTCTCTTGGAAAGATCGCCAAAACAGGCAGGTGGGTGCGAAGTGGTCAGGACATCTCTGAGGAAGAAGGGGTTGGAGCCCTTGCAAAGAAATCAACAAAAGTTACTAGACCAcattaaataaaaaacagaagtcCGTCCATCCAGGATGTTGACCTTCAGTCCCATGAACAAAAGTTACTAGACCTCattaaataaaaaaacagaagTCCGTCCATCCAGGATGTTTACCTTCAGCCCCATGAACTCATCGTCATGTTTGATTCAGACTGTCCTCTGGGTCTGTTTCCGGCTGAGAGTTTGTTGGTTGACACCAAGGAATTTGGAGCGAATCTCCAGGGATTGCTTAAAGCAGGAGTGGAGGAACCTTTTTCGCCCCGTGGGCCAGCTTTGACCGGTGGTCAGGacaacccacttgtcaatcacgtGATGTCGTTATGATGTCACATGAGTGGCAGGTGgattgtcctgcccacctgtcaaaatcccttatgCGGAGTTCCCAAGCTCTtgataggaagctgcttcatactgCGTCTGACCCATTAACCCCTCcaactcagtgctgtctacactgactagcagcagctctccaggttttcaggcagggagtctctcccagccctacctggagatttcggggacggaacctgggaccttctgcacgccaaacagatattctaccactgagctactgcagTTCCACTGACGTATCTTAGAATTACTAGCTTATCAGCTGGCGGCGGCAGGGAAGAAAGGAGACTGCCTCTTGCAGGAATCCGTTGCGAGCGTTTAAaacctagaaacatttttttttaaattaaaaatctgtGAAACATACTgcaggctagtttccacacacagaTGCCTCTTTACCTGTCACCCAGGCAACACAAGAGGCATTGACAGAGTTCTGGGAGACGTTCCGGcctagggaggggtgtggcctggagacagTGCTgggggccaaatggagaggcctgaaggggtgcatttggctcctgggcctgaggttccacaccTGTTCTGGCGTCTGCTTCTGAGCACATTTTGACTGGAGGGATCTTGCGGCCTCTTCTCTATTCCAGGTGATTCAAGGCAACATTGACACCTACGACGTCGTCCTGAAAGATCTTCGCCCACCTGTCATTGCCCGCTACATCCGAGTCATCCCAGTGACTGAGCAGCCCATGACCGTCTGCATGCGAGTGGAGCTTTATGGTTGTGTCTGGTCTGGTAAGGAATCCAGGAATTCTGGCAGCAGGACCCAGGGTTCCTGAACTCTCTTTATCCGCCTTccgtaacctggtgccctccagatggttttgcgctacaactcccatcagccctggccagcattgccaatggggaTGGTGGTAGTCCAaaaccatctggaaggcaccagctttGAGAAGGCGGCCCTATATGGTATGTTGCATCTTGCTGGCAGAGAGAATTGGGGAGTTCTGATTTGCTGCTCTTCACCACCACTGCTGGCCAGAAGATAGTATCACAGCTACCCACTCAACAGGGGTCAGGTGACATAAATGCGCCAATGAGGATTCCATCTGGTCCTAGAAAGCTGCTGGTTGTGGTGTGGATCCATAATGGGCAAACTGCAGCTCAGATATGGGTTGAGCTGCTGTCAGAACACTCATTCCTGCTGATGGCTTTGAATGCCTGCTTGCTTCTCAACTTGTCCATCTGCCAGGTGTCCATGGTGGGAAGCAGACAGGCCTTCAAACCTATCACCAAGAACGATCATTCTGTCTGCAGATCAGCctgtggctgcattcacaccattcatttattccactattattccactttaaacagtcatggcttcccccaaagaattctgggaagtgttgtttgtgaacggtgctgagagttgttaggagaccccagttcccctctcagacctacagttcccagagttccctggaaaggggGATTGATCGTTAAACCACTCAAAGAATTGTAActatctgaggggaataggggtctcctaacaactctcagcacccttcacaaactacacttcccaggattctttgggggaagctatgactgtttaaagtggaataatagtggaataaatgaacggtgtgaatgtggcctgtatCTGCTTGCCGCCAGACTGACAGCCTTGATGCGATTTGGACGAGATGGGGAGGAGAAACTGCTCCTCTTGCTCAGGTAGGTCATATGGGCAGAGGGACCACAAACCTCCAGCTGACCCTCAGCTGTCTCCTTTCCTAGATGGTTTGGAGTCCTATAGCATGCCTGAGGGGGAGATGATTGCAGCTCCTGGCCATCCTGTTGTCTACTTGAACGACTCAACCTATGATGGTTACCAGGAGTGCAGGTAAGATGGGCCCTAGGTGGGTGGGACATCTCCCTCCCCGCCCTCGTTACTGTAAAAGATGGAGTTGGAAACCTTTTATAGTCAAAGGGTCACATTctgttctgggcaaccttctgagggccattgGTGGGCAGAACCAAATGCAAAAGCGGACCAAGTaatacatgtaaattttaccttcatacagtaggcttgtttctatgtACGGTCACCCCCACcttctctaccctccatccaggcaagaggcattttcagagttttattttatttatttatttatttattgtttaatttatatcccacccttcctcccagtaggagcccaggtaggcaaacaaaagcactaaaaacactttaaaacacgataaagcagactttaaaacatattaatttgttgtaaactacccacagagcttcggctatggggcggtatacaaacgtaataaataaaataaataaatattaaaacaaaacatctttaaaaacatttttttttaaagttttaaaaaaatctttaaaaaaagaaaaggtttaaaaacatctttaaaagcagttccagcacagacgcagatggggataaggtctctacttaaaaggcttgttgaaagagggagacaacagagacagcgcctgtctaatatttaaaggcagggaattccaaaaagaaagtgccaccacactaaaggtccgcttcctatgttgtgcggaacggacatcctaataagatggtatctgcaggaggccctcacctgcagagcatagtgatcgactgggtatataagggataagatggtctttcaggtatcctggtcccaagctgtatagggttctgtacaccaaaactagactcTTGAACCttgagttcaagaacacattacaCTCCAGAAGGGTACAAACCAGGGTTGGCGAGGAGTGTGGCTTGAGAAGAGTTctaagggccaaatagagagggccACATTAGGTCTGAGGACCTGAGGTTCTCCAACTCTGCTCTAAACATATGCTAGGCTCCTCCTGCTTGATCTCAAATATCAGGTAATTCACATGCatgctcatgcacacacacacacacacacacagagagagagagagagagagaaacccgcAAAATTCTTCGCATTGCTGTGACCAGGGAATACATTAGATGGAGGACAGACAGACAGGTGAACAGATTAATGAATATCATTAATGAATGATATTAATGGGTTAATGAATATCAGGGCCTGGCATTTTGTGGGTGCTCAACAGATGCCAAATTGCTGGACTATTCATGtggtctgcattaaaaaaaacacataaattCTGTAACCCAAAAGAGCTGCATTCCACAATTTGCATAACAAATTCAGGCAATTTGCATGTGTACGTAAAGCATTCTCTCCCTGCTAGTCACAGGGAGAGGAAATGAGTCAGGCAGGGGGACTGCGGGAAATCTTAGGGCCAAACTGGGTGTGCCCCGCGAATGGCGTGTATGCAATTAACAACCACTCTTTTTGTCATGTAAACAGCACCCCAGGGAAAAGCCTGAGCAGccccaggggtgggtggggagttaGCTTTTTCTCTCCCTGTTACCGAGAGGCCAAACAGAGATCTCTTCTTGGAAGTGACTACTTTTCATTTCAAGAGATGCTCcctgtggctagggatggaagaatgaatttccacatcagtttgtgatttttttttttttaagttttcatgAAAGTTCATGGAGTTCTGGTTCCAGTTCGGCCAGCAACGGAACTTCACCTCCATGAAGGTAGGGCCTTGGTGGCCATTTTGCACGCTGGCTGCTTGTTGCAAGAGGAGACCTGCAAGTTTAAAGGGACAACTCTGTTTTGGTTCGTGtgcctgttttggaaagtgcaaattagccaGATTCGCCTTGAAATGTAAACTTCATCccatctctcccccatccctgctgttggCACCAACAGAGTTTCTGAGAAGGGATTTTTGTTGGGATTTAAATTCCCCTTTCCGCACCAAGGCTGCCCATCAGCCGCTATTCGCGTAACAAAAAACATGCACATGCGTTGTACATTGATGGAATTGGCAACACATCTGGCTTGGCCTTTATCCTGCGGCCTCTCTCTAAGTGTTATGACTGTCTCCGTAACCCTTTTATCTCCCCTCCTTTCAACAAAAGCTCAAACGCTCTGCAAAAAGGCCTGGGATGCCTTGGAAGAGTCCGACTTCCATCCCCACCCCTGCCCAGATGGCCCCTCTCAGTCTAGGGATTCCTCTTCTCGGTGGTGTGTAACCACAAATGCTCTCTCGTCAGGCTCCTGCACGGTGGGTTGGGCCAGCTGACAGACGGCGTCCTGGGCTTAGATGATTTCACCAAGAGCCACCAGTACCGCGTCTGGCCGGGCTACGACTACGTGGGCTGGAGGAACGGCAGCTTTAGCAGCGGCGCTGTCGAGATGGAGTTCCAGTTCGACCGGCAACGGAACTTCACCTCCATGAAGGTAAGGCCTTGGCTGCTCTTTACAAGAGAAAAGAACGCTCCTGGGGCAAGAGACATAGCTGAGTGGCAAAGCACCGGCCTCGCATGCAgacagccccaggttcaatcccctatggcgtctccaggtagcgctaagagagaaccctgcctgaaagtgtagctgccagtcagtgtagccgatactgagctagatggtctgacttggtataaggaagctcCCTAGGTTCAATGTTCAGCGTGGCTGCCTGCCGTTTCCGACTCCAGGTGCACTGCAACAACATGTTTTCCAAGGGCGTGAAGATCTTTGAGAGGGTGGAATGCTTCTTCAAGCCGCGGCTGATCGCCGAGTGGGAGCCGGACCCCGTGGGCGTGGACACAGTCCTCGATGACAAGAACCCCAGCGCGCGGTTTGTGACCGTCCCCCTCAGCCAGCGCGTGGGGAAAGCCATCCTCTGCCACTTCCACTTCGCTGACACCTGGATGATGATTAGTGAAATTTCCTTCCAATCAGGTGAATCTCCTGGCCCAGGGAACAGGATGATTCGCGAgtgcagggggaaagggtggggttaATCCTTTACCTGTTAGATCCAGTGTTTCTGTCAGATGCACCTCAAGGCAGCTAATGGCATCAATCTACAAACATTCATATTATTTGTTGCGgttttatcctacccttcctccgaGGAGTTCTTCCCTTCTTCTTTACTAGATTGTTAGTCGCTTGTTGCCTGAAGGTCTCCAACAAGGTtaaaacacacaaataaatatataagaccATAAAACAGaacgaacaacaacaacaacaacaaaccaaaacAGCCACAGGAAGTTTGGCAGCCCACTAATAATATACAATATCCCCTAAGTCTATCGAAAGTTTGAGGGGGAAAAGTAAGTCCTGACCGGCTGCCGAAAAGATGCCAGCGAAGCTGCCGGACAGACCTTGCTGGGGAGCGGCTGCCACAGATGGGGGCCCACGagtgagaaggccctttcccttgtcaccacctgcagagcctccctcagaggggggaacCTGTCGAAAGGCCTCCagtgaagatctaagggtccgtgTAGGTTCATACGCATGTCGGTGTTCTGCTGGCTAAAGAAAAAAAGTgctagaatcatagagtcatagaatactagagtccaaccccctgctcaatgcaggaatcctgtAAGGAGAACCCCTTCGAGCCAAGATCTTGCAGTTATCCAGCCCAGATGGCCAAGCTCTTCTCCCTAACCACCCCACTGTGAAATGCCCAGGCTGTGAGCCTATTGACAGGCTGATGTCTTCTCCCTACCCCCTGTATCATTGCTTCTCCAGCAGACATGGATGCCATCGACCCCATTACGGTCACTCTGGCCTCAAGCACAACCTTGGCGATGCTCCCCTCGGAAGAAGCCAACGCAACGGATGGGACTTGGGGTAAGTACGAGGCGGAGTGCGCCACCTCCAGGGGACAAGCAGTGCCATCAGCAACTAGGTTGCtagtcctcagagtagacccattgcaaatAATGGCATGACTAAGTTAGATCCATTAGTTCCAACGGGTCTGAGTAAGACTAGGattggatataacccattatTTTCATCACTGCCACCTTCCCTTGCAAGGGCCACCGTGAAATCTGCTAAAAGCACCATTACTgcattgattgactgactgaccaATTGATTTCCCACCTACCTGCTGCTGCAGGGACCACCTTGCTGCCTTCAACAATTCCTTGGGTTGCTCCGAAAGCAGAGGACTCCGACACCTCCAGTTTGGTCAGCTGCCTCGTGGCCATCATTCTCCTACTCCTCGTTATCATTGTCGCCATTCTGTGGAGGCAGCACGCCCAGAAGCGCCTGGAGACGGTATCGTGCGTCCCGCAGTACATTGGATGGCTGGGGAAAACCTCCTAgcacagccttgtaaataagcccataaaagttactagcctgcaaatCAGTTTCCTGGGCTGGCAGAAGAGAGGACGAAGCGCTCCCTACCTTCACCGGCCCACTCAAGACTCGCCAGCAGGGAACTCTTTCCTCGCCAGTGGCTACCAGgctagtgcttaaatacaaggctgtcCTAGCAGCTCAAGCTCCGCCCCCATCctacaggaaggggaggggccaaCCACATTGGTGGTGCACATTGGCTTTTCTTGGGGATGGGGTGGAATCGCTTGAGCATCTCCCATCTCGAGTATTCCAGAACTAGTCCATGGTGGGTGGagaaggtcatccaatgaaattcGTGGGCAGGAGATTCAAGATGGGTGAAAGGAATGACTTCTTGTGACACAGAAGGAATTTGTGGGATTTGCTGCCACAGAGAGGCAGTGAGAGTGGCTTTTCAAGTGGATGTGACACTTTCGTGGCGGAGGAAAGGTCTCTGGTCTAGTGTGAATATCTCCTAATTtacacgtttgtatgcagttctgcctaatatacacatttttgcaatgcatatctccctaacagaatgcaatttttgttattttcattagtttatgaatttttatgcacgctttagcCCAGTATGCCCATTTTTGTGCACGTGActgggctggagaactacattgcgaAATCCAGAGAAGTGAGAATTCTGAAAGACGGTCGGGTTTCTGTTCGcgtagtgttttggaaagtgcgagaTGCGGttgattttaatgcaaactgaattggaatTCTACCCCATCCCTAATTTCTAGCCTTGGTGGCTTAAATGTAGCCTCCCTCTCCAGTGGCAGTGTATCAGTGAATACCAGCCACTAGGAAGCAGcaatgggagagggctattgcctgcACACTCTGCTTATGGGCGCATCAGTGGATTCTGGGTGGCCACAGCGGGAAGCAGGATGCCAGGCTACATGGTTCTTGGTCCGATCCTTTAGGGGTCTCCTTATGTTCTCTTCACAACCAAAGAGCATTAGCCGATCCCGAACAACCAAAGAGCATTTAACCAAAGGCTTGTGCAGAAAGGCGAGCCTTAACGTGCATGCCCCTTTGGCTTCTGAGATTTGATCAGGTGTTACACTTCCGAGCATGATTTTGGCAGTCATGAGGGCTAGAATcttgcattttttgtttgtttgtctgaaaTGAAACCTAAGGGTCCTCAGAAAGCTGAATCTGGTGCTTCCTATTGCTTCGACTCCCCCCTAGGATGGGGTGCTGTGTTTTTGTTCTCTGCGTGCAGGGAGCTCACcagcttccccccccttcctctagGCTCCCCGGAGGATCCTGGAAGAGGACGCCACCGTCCGGCTCTCCTTCTACAGCTCCAGAATTGTCAGTGGCCAGACACAGATCCACCAGACCAATCCCACCTACGAGAGGGTCTTCCCGCTGGACCTGGAATATCACCAGCCAATCACCCTTCTTCAGAAACTCCCCGAACTCTCCCAAAGCGCTGAAGACTCAGGTAGGACCACCTCCACTATGGCCACTAAGTTCTACTTAGaggagccccattgaactcaatggatgTGAGTTAGGCGTGCCCATTATTTTTGCTGAGACTGCTGAGctgattggatacaacccatgcgTTTGAAAGAATACCGACAGGCCTGCATGGACTCTGCACCAAGACTGACCCTGCTAGTAGGCAAAGTGAAGCAGACTCTTAtgcttagggatgggatccgttggccggtgccggttcgaaagcattctgttgacctaacaggccggtattcTTTGTCCACTGGTcgttgcttttaccaatctgcttttcccctccccaaaaatattggtattaataacaatatgttgaaaggaaataattttaaaggaaatatctatacatgaaaggaaatattgatcagtgaaaggaaatattgatacaatTATAGTTCTTGATATTAAAAaactccattttcaaaaatagctgtgggaaATTGGTACACAAAAATCCAACCTGTaacaaataagtgaattaatggaaaattcggtaccaaatctgaattgggcggaattctagcacatctctacttATGCTGTCTGCTTCAGAAGGGGGGGGGCTTTCCCAGCTTTCTATTTGAGACCTTTTAACTGGAGAGACCAAAGAATGAACGGATGtgacagggtggtgtagtggttaaagtgtgggactaggactggggagagaccCACATTCAAATCCCTCGGAGCTTACTGGGTGTCCTCGGAGCAGTCGCtatctcttggcctaacctacctcacagggttgttgtgtgaggataaaatgtaaaATGTGTATGTGGTGGGGAGAAGCAAGTACACCACCCGGAGCTCCTTGGaggtgttgggagtaaagcaccaacatgttacaagtgacctgaaccagtggagGGACAATAGACAGAAAGGCGATCTGTTTTTCccttctgctgattcctcctctaaagtctTTGTTGCTtgtgcaggctttgctcctccccctcctcccttctcttcctgtctttgttctcagttagttagtaatggcttcCTGAGTGCAGGCCGCGGGTACAGCTTTACCTATTTGTAGCAATAAACCttacgtttctttattctttcatctaCCCATCTGAACAGACCAGCTACTTCTGCACCCAACTGCAGTATATACCTACCAAAAACTCTTAACacgaggaaaggcaggatatgaatgCAAGAAAACCTGGGTGGGAATGTCTGCAGGCAGAGTGTGAGTTCTTACCACTGAACTGCAGGCCTCTGGCCAAGGAAAGATAACGGGTGGACAGAGAGGCCTACCCTTAGCTCCTGGTCCTGAGGCTCCCTAAGCCATTTTGGTGAGCCTTACCAACCGAAAAAGCAGGATATCAGCAGCCCTCCAAATAAATGCAAAAACAGGCTGTCGCACTCGGTGCTTGTTGGAGGCAACCTTTCCTTTCGTTTGCATGTGCTCTTTTCAGCCTGTAGCGGTGACTATGCCGAGCCAGACCTCACCAAGTGCACTCCGCACCAAGGGTTCCAGAACAATGTCCCTCACTACGCTGAGACGGACATTGTCAGCCTGCAAGGCGTGACGGGCAACAACACCTACGCCGTGCCGGCAATCACCGTTGACTCGTTAACCAAGAAGGACATCACCGTGGCCGAGTTCCCAAGGCAGCAGCTGCGGCTCAAGGAGAAGCTGGGAGAAGGACAGTTTGGGGAGGTGAGCAATAATGCTTCAAGCCAGGCCTGAGGGAGCTGATGTACCTTGTCTTGAGGGCTGCCTATTGACAAGGCTGTGTAAGTTGCCATTTCCCCCAAAAGGAGGTGGGGGAGAATCCTGCAAGTTATAGCAGTGCTCAGAATCCATCTTCCCCAAAAATGTCAGCTCTCCTTAAAAGGGAAATCAGCTTTCTAGCCCTTATGAGGGTGAGGGGGGAAAAAAGTtcagaaacattttatttatttatttattgtacttatataccgccccatagccgaagctctctgggcggtttacagtaactaaaaacattaaaataaagatacaaatttaaaaacacatcttttaaaaacagtttaaagcacaatttaaaaatttaaaacaatataaacatgTGAGTGATGcctgctgaaatctcagaagccaggaGGGGGAACCTGATCGTGATGACCAGTGTTTTCAACATCCTGCATTGatccctgcccttccctcctcatcACCAGCGTACGCAGAATAAGGAAAAGTATATATATGCAAATCTGCTCCGTTTACATCATTTATTCATGTCTCACAGTCCAGATTTTCTTGGCGCAGGATTTGGGTCACTTGCTTGCTTGCAGAATTAATGTAGGGTACACTAGGAATGTCAGAATTCTGTCGGGAACAGAAATGGGAACAGAAGTTGCTGCAATTTGGATGTTCTTCcgaggtcaggaatggaaatcacacaAGTGAATACGAGCGGTATTTActatcatcttttttttttagtctgcAAGCGTTACATAAAAAAACACATtattttttgcattgtttttgatgtttccctTTCACTGAATGGCACTGAAATGAATTCCACAACTAATTACATTAGTTTTGGCCACCGTGGATTGCGAGACGAATAATGTAGGTTttagcagaagctgaactgtagtgGAACGGAAACAGCGCTGATGGTGACGAACACGAGATGGGATGCAAACCAGTGCCTCCTTACATCCTTAGAGTACACACATGACATTAAAGAACAAGGCTCTAGAAAATACCTGAGAAAAAGGTTGTGAGCTCCTACTGAGCTCTTGCGCCCCTGGGATCCTTCTACCTAGATCCAGCCTTTTGCATTATTCTCCAGATAGTCTCCAAATTATTCTTCGGGTAGATTGAGAGTGAGTGAATTACGCCTCCCAATGCACCTAATATTTTTGCAGACTGGAAGCTAGTCTATCATAGGACAAAtggggcaccgccccaccaacctcagtctgcctgccatcttacttacaaccaatctgGGGGCGGctcagcctgtcattggctctggctccacctactgctgctctccctgccttccgccccaccagttccagtgggcaccagccacccctgcTTGCAGGTTCCTAGCGTGTGAAAAggatggtggggtgggggcatTGAGAGGAATCTCTTTCACCGCAGATCAGCTTGACTGTCACTCTATGAAGGTTTGGCCCCTCTCTTCTGCAGGTCCACCTGTGCGAAGCAGATGGTCTCCTGGAATTCTTAGGCCGCAGTTCTCCAGAAGCCTCCAGCCGGGCGGTTCTGGTGGCCGTAAAGATGCTGAGAGCCAATGTCACCAAGACGGCCAGGTGAGCGCGAGCAATGGTGTCAGTCCAGAGAGAGACTCTGCTCTCGGCTACAGGACGGGGGAGAAATCCGCTCCGTTTGCGTTTTAATGCAAcccatctaatttgcacttcccaaaccaagaactgaactgaaacgtGGCTATCCTTCCAATTTTGCACTTCTTTTAATCtcgccatgcagttctccaactaaaaaaAGGTGTGCAAAAGAGTACATATTAGGGGGTAAGTGCACACCAAAATgcctgtattagtgaaaatagtgtGCAACAGTATATCCTATTAGGGAAAGCTGCCTGCAAAAATCCCAGTATTAGGCAAAATGGTGTGCCCAAAGGTGTATGCTGAGAGAGTTTGAAGCAAATCTACGAACTGATG
This window harbors:
- the LOC133373756 gene encoding discoidin domain-containing receptor 2-like isoform X6, with product MLGFPLLLIAAFSCCSCSEVNPAICRYPLGMHEGTIRDEDITASSQWYDSTGPQYARLLREEGDGAWCPAGLLQPEDVQFLQIDLHKLYFITLVGTQGRHARATGKEFARAYRIDYSRNGERWLSWKDRQNRQVIQGNIDTYDVVLKDLRPPVIARYIRVIPVTEQPMTVCMRVELYGCVWSDGLESYSMPEGEMIAAPGHPVVYLNDSTYDGYQECRLLHGGLGQLTDGVLGLDDFTKSHQYRVWPGYDYVGWRNGSFSSGAVEMEFQFDRQRNFTSMKVHCNNMFSKGVKIFERVECFFKPRLIAEWEPDPVGVDTVLDDKNPSARFVTVPLSQRVGKAILCHFHFADTWMMISEISFQSDMDAIDPITVTLASSTTLAMLPSEEANATDGTWGTTLLPSTIPWVAPKAEDSDTSSLVSCLVAIILLLLVIIVAILWRQHAQKRLETAPRRILEEDATVRLSFYSSRIVSGQTQIHQTNPTYERVFPLDLEYHQPITLLQKLPELSQSAEDSACSGDYAEPDLTKCTPHQGFQNNVPHYAETDIVSLQGVTGNNTYAVPAITVDSLTKKDITVAEFPRQQLRLKEKLGEGQFGEVHLCEADGLLEFLGRSSPEASSRAVLVAVKMLRANVTKTARNDFLKEIKIMSRLKDPNIIRLLGVCVRDDPLCMITEYMENGDLNQFLLQRQSRSAFTLSNNIPCVSCLHLLLMATQIASGMKYLASLNFVHRDLATRNCLVGNNYTIKIADFGMSRNLYSGDYYRIQGRAVLPIRWMAWESILLGKFTTASDVWAFGVTLWEMFTLCKEQPYSWLSDEQVIENTGEFFRDQGRQAYLTQPPLCPNPVFSLMMKCWSRDIKDRPAFEAIHLFLVEQMDGSI
- the LOC133373756 gene encoding discoidin domain-containing receptor 2-like isoform X3; its protein translation is MLGFPLLLIAAFSCCSCSEVNPAICRYPLGMHEGTIRDEDITASSQWYDSTGPQYARLLREEGDGAWCPAGLLQPEDVQFLQIDLHKLYFITLVGTQGRHARATGKEFARAYRIDYSRNGERWLSWKDRQNRQVIQGNIDTYDVVLKDLRPPVIARYIRVIPVTEQPMTVCMRVELYGCVWSDGLESYSMPEGEMIAAPGHPVVYLNDSTYDGYQECRLLHGGLGQLTDGVLGLDDFTKSHQYRVWPGYDYVGWRNGSFSSGAVEMEFQFDRQRNFTSMKVHCNNMFSKGVKIFERVECFFKPRLIAEWEPDPVGVDTVLDDKNPSARFVTVPLSQRVGKAILCHFHFADTWMMISEISFQSADMDAIDPITVTLASSTTLAMLPSEEANATDGTWGTTLLPSTIPWVAPKAEDSDTSSLVSCLVAIILLLLVIIVAILWRQHAQKRLETAPRRILEEDATVRLSFYSSRIVSGQTQIHQTNPTYERVFPLDLEYHQPITLLQKLPELSQSAEDSACSGDYAEPDLTKCTPHQGFQNNVPHYAETDIVSLQGVTGNNTYAVPAITVDSLTKKDITVAEFPRQQLRLKEKLGEGQFGEVHLCEADGLLEFLGRSSPEASSRAVLVAVKMLRANVTKTARNDFLKEIKIMSRLKDPNIIRLLGVCVRDDPLCMITEYMENGDLNQFLLQRQSRSAFTLSNNIPCVSCLHLLLMATQIASGMKYLASLNFVHRDLATRNCLVGNNYTIKIADFGMSRNLYSGDYYRIQGRAVLPIRWMAWESILLGKFTTASDVWAFGVTLWEMFTLCKEQPYSWLSDEQVIENTGEFFRDQGRQEPLSGEWAAKPETMIPCVSLRAGSWFLLFSVCAAVHGTWLSSPPLTSSSQSAATHWRKSSRPI
- the LOC133373756 gene encoding discoidin domain-containing receptor 2-like isoform X4, coding for MSTQKLLREEGDGAWCPAGLLQPEDVQFLQIDLHKLYFITLVGTQGRHARATGKEFARAYRIDYSRNGERWLSWKDRQNRQVIQGNIDTYDVVLKDLRPPVIARYIRVIPVTEQPMTVCMRVELYGCVWSDGLESYSMPEGEMIAAPGHPVVYLNDSTYDGYQECRLLHGGLGQLTDGVLGLDDFTKSHQYRVWPGYDYVGWRNGSFSSGAVEMEFQFDRQRNFTSMKVHCNNMFSKGVKIFERVECFFKPRLIAEWEPDPVGVDTVLDDKNPSARFVTVPLSQRVGKAILCHFHFADTWMMISEISFQSADMDAIDPITVTLASSTTLAMLPSEEANATDGTWGTTLLPSTIPWVAPKAEDSDTSSLVSCLVAIILLLLVIIVAILWRQHAQKRLETAPRRILEEDATVRLSFYSSRIVSGQTQIHQTNPTYERVFPLDLEYHQPITLLQKLPELSQSAEDSACSGDYAEPDLTKCTPHQGFQNNVPHYAETDIVSLQGVTGNNTYAVPAITVDSLTKKDITVAEFPRQQLRLKEKLGEGQFGEVHLCEADGLLEFLGRSSPEASSRAVLVAVKMLRANVTKTARNDFLKEIKIMSRLKDPNIIRLLGVCVRDDPLCMITEYMENGDLNQFLLQRQSRSAFTLSNNIPCVSCLHLLLMATQIASGMKYLASLNFVHRDLATRNCLVGNNYTIKIADFGMSRNLYSGDYYRIQGRAVLPIRWMAWESILLGKFTTASDVWAFGVTLWEMFTLCKEQPYSWLSDEQVIENTGEFFRDQGRQEPLSGEWAAKPETMIPCVSLRAGSWFLLFSVCAAVHGTWLSSPPLTSSSQSAATHWRKSSRYKVMTSWLILRVQEIHMQYLLLVKHRSPRTANNLKTVKQQQPIKSK